One genomic segment of Rhizorhabdus phycosphaerae includes these proteins:
- the acpS gene encoding holo-ACP synthase produces the protein MIVGIGSDLCSIERIQGSLDRFGERFVNRVFTDTERAKAERRVLTRAATYAKRFAAKEAFSKAVGTGFKAGVFMKDIGVVNLPSGAPTLLLTGGAKARLDALTPPGHAVDVHLTMTDDHPWAQAFVILYARPL, from the coding sequence GTGATCGTCGGGATCGGATCCGATCTCTGCAGCATCGAGCGGATACAGGGGTCGCTGGACCGGTTCGGCGAGCGCTTCGTCAACCGCGTCTTCACCGATACGGAGCGCGCCAAGGCCGAGCGGCGCGTGCTGACAAGGGCCGCCACCTATGCCAAGCGATTCGCCGCGAAGGAGGCCTTCTCGAAAGCCGTCGGCACAGGCTTCAAGGCGGGCGTGTTCATGAAGGACATCGGCGTGGTCAACCTGCCCAGCGGCGCGCCGACGCTGCTTTTGACCGGTGGCGCCAAGGCAAGGCTTGACGCGTTGACGCCGCCGGGCCACGCGGTTGACGTTCATCTGACGATGACGGACGATCATCCCTGGGCGCAGGCGTTCGTCATCCTGTATGCGCGCCCCTTGTGA
- a CDS encoding pyridoxine 5'-phosphate synthase has product MAPLGRLRLGVNIDHVATIRNARGGIHPDPIRAAQIASAAGADGITAHLREDRRHIMDEDIAGLIGGIALPLNLEMAATEEMVAIALRHRPHAACIVPERREEVTTEGGLDAAGQHNHLKPLISELRNAGIRVSLFIEPDHRQLDAAASLGAQVVEFHTGRYAHSEGEERAVELRRITEAAALAVKNGIEPHAGHGLTFDNVTPIAAIPHIAELNIGHFLIGEAIFEGLGPVVQRMRQLMDEAR; this is encoded by the coding sequence ATGGCGCCCCTCGGCAGACTCCGCCTTGGCGTCAACATCGATCATGTCGCCACCATCCGCAACGCGCGGGGCGGCATCCATCCCGACCCGATCCGTGCCGCGCAGATTGCCAGCGCGGCCGGCGCCGACGGCATCACCGCGCATCTGCGCGAGGACCGTCGCCATATCATGGACGAGGATATTGCCGGGCTCATCGGCGGAATCGCTCTGCCGCTGAACCTGGAGATGGCCGCGACCGAGGAAATGGTCGCGATCGCGTTGCGCCACCGTCCCCACGCAGCCTGCATCGTCCCCGAGCGTCGCGAGGAAGTGACCACCGAAGGCGGTCTCGACGCGGCCGGGCAGCATAACCATCTCAAGCCGCTGATTTCGGAACTGCGCAACGCCGGCATCCGCGTGAGTCTGTTCATCGAGCCGGACCACCGCCAACTTGATGCCGCCGCGTCGCTCGGCGCGCAGGTGGTGGAGTTCCACACCGGGCGCTATGCGCACAGCGAGGGCGAGGAGCGCGCTGTAGAGCTTCGCCGCATCACCGAAGCCGCGGCACTGGCGGTGAAGAACGGGATCGAGCCGCATGCCGGCCATGGCCTGACCTTCGACAACGTCACCCCGATCGCCGCGATCCCCCATATTGCCGAGCTCAACATCGGCCATTTCCTGATCGGCGAGGCGATCTTCGAAGGGCTGGGCCCCGTCGTCCAGCGGATGCGTCAGTTGATGGACGAGGCGCGGTGA